A section of the Ruania halotolerans genome encodes:
- the tsf gene encoding translation elongation factor Ts, with product MANYTAADIKTLRERTGAGMLDVKKALDEADGDLTKAQEVIRVKGLKGVSKREGRSASDGLVAVSIADAADGQVGVLVEVNSETDFVAKNDVFVALADQVVAAALEVGATDVEQLRAAEVDGRSISALVDETAATLGEKVVVRRLARVEGTKVTEYLHRTNKDLPPQVGVLVASDEAGASVARDVAMHIAAFSPTFLTRDDVPAEKVADERRIAEETARNEGKPEQALPKIIEGRLNGYFKEVVLLDQPFAKDPKKTVGQVVTEAGGTVTGFARFRVGA from the coding sequence ATGGCGAACTACACCGCCGCTGATATCAAGACACTCCGTGAGCGCACCGGTGCTGGCATGCTCGACGTCAAGAAGGCCCTGGACGAGGCAGATGGCGACCTGACCAAGGCGCAGGAAGTCATCCGCGTCAAGGGGCTCAAGGGTGTCAGCAAGCGCGAGGGTCGCTCGGCATCCGACGGGCTCGTCGCCGTCTCGATCGCTGACGCCGCCGATGGCCAGGTGGGCGTCCTGGTCGAGGTGAACTCTGAGACAGACTTCGTGGCCAAGAACGACGTTTTCGTCGCCCTTGCCGACCAGGTGGTCGCCGCCGCCCTTGAGGTCGGTGCTACCGATGTCGAGCAGCTGCGCGCCGCTGAGGTGGATGGTCGCTCCATCTCGGCTTTGGTGGACGAGACTGCTGCCACGCTCGGTGAGAAGGTGGTCGTCCGTCGCCTCGCCCGTGTCGAGGGCACCAAGGTCACCGAGTATCTGCACCGCACGAACAAGGATCTGCCGCCGCAGGTCGGCGTCCTGGTGGCCAGCGACGAGGCCGGTGCGTCGGTGGCGCGTGACGTGGCGATGCACATCGCCGCCTTCTCGCCCACATTCCTCACCCGCGATGACGTCCCGGCCGAGAAGGTCGCAGACGAGCGTCGGATCGCTGAGGAGACTGCGCGTAACGAGGGCAAGCCCGAGCAGGCACTCCCGAAGATCATCGAGGGTCGCCTGAACGGATACTTCAAGGAGGTCGTCCTCCTCGACCAGCCGTTCGCCAAAGACCCGAAGAAGACGGTCGGACAGGTCGTCACGGAAGCCGGTGGCACGGTGACCGGCTTCGCCCGGTTCCGCGTCGGCGCCTGA
- the rpsB gene encoding 30S ribosomal protein S2 codes for MAVVTMRQLLESGVHFGHQTRRWNPKMKRFIFTERNGIYIIDLQQSLQDIDRAYDFVKETVAHGGTILFVGTKKQAQEAVAEQATRVGMPYVNQRWLGGMLTNFGTVSKRLSRLKELEEVDFDDVASSAFTKKELLMQRRERDKLARTLGGIRDMAKLPSAVWIVDTKKEHLAVAEARKLNIPVVAILDTNCDPDEVDLPIPGNDDAIRAVTLLTRVIADGAAEGLVARHGGGNSNAPADAEPLAEWERELLSAHESESSEKAAPSEGEATEVPAAEAETSSAETTAAETEAPAAESAEAAAADVPPTDEPAGDNAQS; via the coding sequence ATGGCCGTCGTCACCATGCGCCAGCTCTTGGAGAGCGGCGTCCACTTCGGGCACCAGACCCGTCGTTGGAACCCCAAGATGAAGCGCTTCATCTTCACCGAGCGCAATGGCATCTACATCATCGATCTCCAGCAGTCACTGCAGGACATCGACCGCGCCTACGACTTCGTCAAGGAGACGGTCGCACACGGCGGAACGATTCTGTTCGTCGGTACCAAGAAGCAGGCCCAGGAAGCAGTGGCCGAGCAGGCCACCCGGGTCGGCATGCCGTACGTGAACCAGCGCTGGCTGGGTGGCATGCTCACCAACTTCGGCACCGTGAGCAAGCGCCTGTCCCGTCTGAAGGAACTCGAAGAGGTCGACTTCGACGACGTCGCCTCGAGCGCCTTCACGAAGAAGGAACTGCTCATGCAGCGTCGCGAGCGGGACAAGCTCGCCCGAACGCTCGGCGGTATTCGCGATATGGCCAAGCTCCCCTCGGCTGTATGGATCGTGGACACCAAGAAGGAGCACCTCGCTGTCGCCGAGGCACGCAAGCTCAACATCCCCGTGGTCGCGATCCTGGACACCAACTGCGATCCGGATGAGGTCGACCTCCCGATTCCGGGTAATGACGACGCCATCCGCGCCGTGACCCTGCTCACCCGCGTCATCGCCGATGGTGCCGCGGAGGGCCTCGTGGCTCGGCACGGCGGTGGCAACTCGAACGCCCCAGCCGACGCCGAGCCGCTCGCCGAGTGGGAGCGTGAGCTCCTGTCCGCGCACGAGTCGGAGAGCTCCGAGAAGGCTGCGCCATCGGAGGGTGAGGCGACTGAGGTTCCGGCTGCTGAGGCCGAGACCTCCTCCGCTGAGACCACGGCTGCTGAGACGGAAGCTCCGGCTGCCGAATCTGCTGAGGCTGCGGCCGCAGATGTGCCCCCGACCGATGAGCCTGCCGGCGACAACGCCCAGAGCTGA
- a CDS encoding M23 family metallopeptidase: MHPEGHVSGPRRHRNSRRGGRAGLGALMLSVVLCLGAALPGSAISLTERTASTSDQPVMDVHTTGSPWINDPRPADPRVPEQGATEPGHTSFHRWPLDPIPSDPWAAISRGFERPPAPWAAGHRGVDIPAQPGDPVFASAAGVVAFSGIVVDRPVLSVDHPGGLRTTYEPVSSHLQAGDAVATGEPIGVVATGGSCTECLHWGVRAGAGYYLDPLMLLAVRPVIRLYP; the protein is encoded by the coding sequence ATGCATCCAGAAGGTCACGTCAGCGGCCCCCGCCGGCACCGCAACTCCCGGCGGGGCGGCCGAGCGGGACTGGGGGCCCTCATGCTCAGTGTCGTGTTGTGCCTCGGTGCGGCCCTGCCCGGTTCCGCGATCTCCCTGACCGAGCGCACCGCGTCGACCTCGGATCAGCCCGTCATGGACGTGCACACGACCGGCAGCCCATGGATCAACGACCCGCGACCCGCCGACCCACGTGTGCCCGAACAGGGCGCCACTGAGCCGGGTCACACCTCGTTCCATCGCTGGCCACTCGATCCCATTCCCAGCGACCCGTGGGCGGCCATCAGCCGAGGATTCGAACGGCCGCCGGCGCCATGGGCGGCGGGGCACCGTGGGGTGGACATTCCCGCGCAGCCAGGCGATCCGGTCTTTGCGAGTGCGGCCGGCGTGGTGGCGTTCAGCGGCATCGTCGTGGACCGCCCGGTGCTATCCGTCGATCATCCGGGAGGTCTGCGCACCACCTACGAACCGGTCTCCTCACATCTGCAGGCCGGGGACGCCGTCGCGACCGGTGAACCTATCGGCGTGGTCGCCACCGGCGGGAGCTGCACCGAGTGCCTGCATTGGGGCGTACGCGCGGGAGCCGGGTACTACCTCGATCCGCTCATGCTCCTCGCGGTGCGCCCGGTCATCCGGCTCTATCCCTAG
- a CDS encoding tyrosine-type recombinase/integrase encodes MVSSGRGSAPRVGDQALLDAFESFLHLQRGLSAHTVRAYRADVLSLLATLPAASSGEPASDLNRLDLTALRGWLAEQSGQGMARATLARRAAAARTFTGWAHRTGRLAADPGLRLLAPKPDSVIPAVLEVSEAAAVLDAARAFTAVPESGGESAEGEGATAVDPATVRDWCVLELLYATGVRVAELVGLDVRDVNRTDRLIRVLGKGGKERMVPFGIPADRALDDWLQVRAAWPAQVAPAHRDALFLGRRGGRLGARAVRELVHRMTAVAGVRDLAPHGLRHSTATHLLAGGSDLRSVQEVLGHASLATTQRYTHISADRLRSAFSQAHPRA; translated from the coding sequence ATGGTGAGCAGTGGAAGAGGTTCCGCGCCACGGGTGGGCGACCAGGCGCTCCTTGACGCCTTCGAGTCCTTTCTCCACCTGCAACGGGGTCTGTCGGCCCACACGGTCCGGGCCTACCGCGCCGATGTGCTCTCCCTCCTGGCCACCCTTCCCGCCGCGTCGAGTGGGGAACCTGCCAGCGATCTGAATCGGCTCGATCTGACGGCCCTTCGCGGCTGGTTGGCCGAACAGTCCGGCCAGGGCATGGCCCGTGCCACGCTGGCGCGTCGTGCCGCCGCAGCGCGGACGTTCACAGGCTGGGCGCATCGCACCGGTCGTCTTGCGGCCGATCCCGGCTTGCGGTTGCTCGCCCCCAAGCCGGATTCGGTGATCCCGGCCGTGCTGGAGGTCTCCGAGGCTGCTGCTGTTCTTGACGCCGCCCGCGCGTTCACCGCAGTGCCGGAGAGCGGGGGCGAGTCGGCGGAGGGTGAGGGCGCCACCGCCGTGGACCCTGCGACTGTTCGCGACTGGTGTGTCCTTGAGCTCCTGTACGCCACGGGTGTGCGAGTGGCCGAACTGGTCGGACTCGATGTGCGGGACGTGAATCGGACCGACCGTCTGATCCGCGTGCTCGGCAAGGGTGGGAAGGAGCGGATGGTCCCGTTCGGGATTCCCGCCGACCGTGCCCTGGACGACTGGCTGCAGGTGCGCGCGGCGTGGCCGGCTCAGGTTGCGCCGGCTCACCGGGATGCGCTCTTCCTCGGACGGCGCGGTGGGCGGCTCGGTGCGCGAGCGGTGCGTGAGCTCGTGCATCGGATGACTGCCGTGGCCGGCGTCCGTGATCTCGCCCCGCACGGCCTCCGCCATTCCACCGCCACGCATCTGCTCGCTGGCGGTTCAGACCTGCGTTCGGTCCAGGAGGTGCTCGGCCACGCCTCGCTGGCAACGACCCAGCGCTACACGCATATCTCCGCCGATCGGCTCCGCTCGGCGTTCAGTCAGGCGCACCCCCGGGCCTAG
- a CDS encoding extracellular solute-binding protein, protein MQRNSLARPPRGGPVLSRRSLLAGAAGLSAASVLGACAPGATSGALPLAYWHLLSGPDGVTMGSLVDEFNAAHGEVDVTQTVLAWGSPYYTKLAMASAGGRAPDVAIMHAARVPGYAPGGLLDPWDGDLLAELGVTQEDFPELIWEKNVFDGTLTAIALDSHPFVLYYNTEIAERAGALGSDGQLVEVSEPEEFRDLARELGAASDGGHGLAFGYLGDGSNMWRMFYTYYTQTGATVELPVGGTMQYDEETAIATLEWILSLIDGELGNASHDGGTAISEFITGKAGMFYGGVWETGNYRAAGVPFDMKVIPAVFGQPSAYADSHAFILPHQANPNEEKRRWVHQFVAETLQASLAWADAGHIPAYSPVVESPEYGDLVPQSHYADATDFLVYDPPAWFSGSGGDFHKYFGEYIQNVFARSVSPLEGWNGFVDRINALLAKPSPV, encoded by the coding sequence ATGCAACGAAACTCTCTCGCTCGCCCTCCACGGGGCGGGCCGGTGCTGAGTCGCCGGTCCTTACTTGCCGGCGCCGCCGGCCTGAGCGCTGCCAGCGTTCTCGGGGCGTGCGCGCCCGGAGCGACGTCCGGGGCGCTCCCACTGGCCTATTGGCACCTACTCTCTGGCCCCGACGGCGTCACGATGGGCTCCCTGGTGGATGAGTTCAACGCCGCGCACGGCGAGGTGGATGTCACTCAGACCGTCCTCGCCTGGGGTTCGCCCTACTACACCAAGCTCGCCATGGCATCGGCCGGAGGACGTGCCCCAGATGTGGCGATCATGCACGCCGCACGTGTGCCCGGATACGCCCCCGGCGGCCTTCTCGATCCCTGGGACGGTGACCTCCTCGCCGAACTCGGTGTGACCCAGGAGGACTTCCCTGAGCTGATCTGGGAAAAGAACGTCTTCGACGGCACCCTGACCGCCATCGCTCTCGATTCCCACCCGTTCGTGCTGTACTACAACACCGAGATTGCCGAGCGTGCCGGGGCCCTCGGTTCTGACGGGCAGCTCGTGGAGGTCAGCGAGCCCGAGGAGTTCCGCGACCTCGCCCGTGAGCTCGGTGCGGCGTCCGATGGCGGGCATGGGCTGGCGTTCGGCTACCTGGGTGACGGGTCGAATATGTGGCGGATGTTCTACACGTATTACACGCAGACGGGTGCCACGGTCGAACTCCCCGTCGGCGGGACGATGCAATACGACGAGGAGACCGCGATCGCCACGTTGGAGTGGATCCTCTCCCTCATCGACGGTGAGCTCGGAAATGCCAGCCATGACGGCGGCACCGCCATCTCCGAGTTCATCACCGGAAAGGCTGGGATGTTCTACGGCGGCGTGTGGGAGACCGGCAACTACCGCGCGGCCGGTGTGCCCTTCGACATGAAGGTGATCCCAGCCGTGTTCGGCCAGCCGAGCGCATACGCGGACTCACACGCGTTCATCCTCCCGCACCAGGCCAACCCGAACGAGGAGAAGCGGCGCTGGGTGCACCAGTTCGTTGCCGAGACTCTCCAGGCTTCCCTGGCATGGGCCGATGCCGGTCACATCCCCGCGTACTCCCCCGTGGTGGAAAGCCCCGAGTATGGCGACCTGGTGCCACAGTCGCACTACGCCGACGCCACGGACTTCCTCGTCTACGACCCACCGGCCTGGTTCTCCGGTTCCGGGGGCGACTTTCACAAGTACTTCGGCGAGTACATCCAGAATGTCTTCGCGCGCAGCGTCTCCCCGCTCGAGGGCTGGAACGGTTTCGTCGATCGCATCAACGCCCTGCTCGCCAAGCCGAGCCCGGTCTGA
- a CDS encoding carbohydrate ABC transporter permease → MSATPVRARGSATPAPSAMREGLRLRRRAENLRGWLYCSPFLFFFVLFLVWPTISGLIMSFTGRTLTGANTGWVGVENYAEAFADPEVWSSLGNTLWFTVLSSIPLVVIALALAVLVNVGLPGQWFWRLSFFLPYLLASTVISLFWTWLYNPQLGLLNTMIGWVGIEPIQWLNDENWAMHGVVIATVWWTIGFNFLLYLAALQAIPDQLYEAASLDGAGTWRKFTSITLPQLAPTTVLVVVLQILASLKIFDQIYQMTGGGPAGATRPILQYVYEAGFTGYRLGYASAISYIFFAIIIVISVVYTVAISRRSVKP, encoded by the coding sequence ATGAGCGCAACTCCCGTCCGAGCCCGAGGCTCGGCAACACCCGCACCGTCCGCGATGCGCGAGGGCCTCCGGCTGCGTCGCCGTGCGGAGAACCTGCGTGGCTGGCTCTACTGCAGCCCCTTTCTGTTCTTCTTCGTCCTGTTCCTGGTCTGGCCCACGATCTCCGGTCTCATCATGAGCTTCACCGGGCGGACCCTCACCGGCGCGAACACCGGCTGGGTGGGCGTGGAGAACTATGCCGAGGCGTTCGCCGATCCGGAGGTCTGGTCCTCGCTGGGCAACACCCTCTGGTTCACGGTGCTCTCCTCGATCCCCCTGGTGGTGATCGCGCTGGCCCTTGCGGTCCTGGTGAATGTGGGTCTTCCGGGCCAGTGGTTCTGGCGGCTCAGTTTCTTTCTGCCCTACCTGCTCGCCTCCACTGTGATCTCACTGTTCTGGACGTGGCTGTACAACCCACAGCTCGGTCTGCTCAACACGATGATCGGATGGGTCGGGATCGAACCGATCCAGTGGCTCAATGACGAGAACTGGGCGATGCACGGTGTGGTCATCGCCACCGTGTGGTGGACCATCGGGTTCAACTTCCTGCTCTACCTGGCGGCGCTGCAGGCGATCCCCGACCAGTTGTATGAAGCGGCATCACTGGACGGCGCGGGGACATGGCGCAAGTTCACCAGCATCACCCTGCCCCAGCTCGCGCCCACCACGGTGCTCGTGGTGGTGCTGCAGATCCTCGCCTCGTTGAAGATCTTCGACCAGATCTACCAGATGACCGGCGGTGGGCCGGCGGGCGCCACCCGGCCGATCCTGCAGTACGTCTACGAGGCAGGCTTCACCGGGTACCGCCTCGGCTACGCCTCCGCCATCAGCTACATCTTCTTCGCCATCATCATCGTCATCTCCGTGGTCTACACGGTGGCCATCTCGCGTCGGAGTGTGAAGCCATGA
- a CDS encoding carbohydrate ABC transporter permease translates to MTSATIPSSATTTRARAQQTPQPARRRRPMTPGRIVALVILAILAVMWLIPVVWAAITSFKTEGEAAAFPITLLPENGWVLDAYITTLSAGLVPRWAWNSLLTASAVTIITVVISALAGYALSRFDFAGSKALLAVVIASIMIPGQILIVPLFQQMLTFNMVDTYWGVILPQVIAAPMVFILKKFFDQIPRALEEAALVDGASRLRILMQIVLPLSRPILGAVSIFVFIGAWNNFLWPFIVINRSELMTLPVGLQTVISAYGIQYAANMAQAVLAALPLIVLFMFFQRQIIKSISTTGIAGT, encoded by the coding sequence ATGACCAGCGCAACGATCCCCTCATCCGCGACCACCACGCGGGCTCGTGCTCAACAAACTCCCCAACCTGCCCGGCGTAGGCGCCCGATGACACCCGGCCGTATCGTCGCGCTCGTGATCTTGGCCATCCTGGCGGTGATGTGGCTGATCCCCGTGGTCTGGGCCGCCATCACGTCATTCAAGACCGAGGGCGAAGCGGCCGCGTTCCCGATCACCCTGCTGCCGGAGAACGGTTGGGTCCTCGATGCCTACATCACCACGCTCAGTGCCGGCCTGGTGCCGCGCTGGGCCTGGAACTCCCTGCTCACCGCTTCGGCCGTGACGATCATCACCGTGGTGATCTCGGCCCTGGCGGGATACGCCCTCTCCCGGTTCGACTTCGCCGGGAGCAAGGCGCTGCTGGCCGTGGTCATCGCCTCGATCATGATCCCGGGGCAGATCCTGATCGTGCCGCTGTTCCAGCAGATGCTCACTTTCAACATGGTGGATACCTACTGGGGGGTGATCCTGCCGCAGGTGATCGCGGCCCCGATGGTGTTCATCCTGAAGAAGTTCTTCGACCAGATCCCTCGCGCGCTGGAGGAGGCGGCGCTGGTGGACGGTGCGAGCCGTCTGCGCATCCTGATGCAGATCGTGCTGCCGCTCTCCCGGCCGATTCTGGGGGCCGTCTCGATCTTCGTGTTCATCGGGGCCTGGAACAACTTCCTCTGGCCGTTCATCGTGATCAACAGGTCCGAGCTGATGACGCTGCCAGTGGGACTGCAGACGGTGATCAGCGCCTACGGGATCCAGTACGCCGCGAACATGGCGCAGGCCGTGCTGGCCGCCCTGCCGTTGATCGTGCTGTTCATGTTCTTCCAACGCCAGATCATCAAGTCGATCTCGACCACCGGAATCGCCGGAACCTGA
- the dprA gene encoding DNA-processing protein DprA, whose translation MFDSTDEVLARAAWSRITEPRDRAAGVLVAARGAAGALDWVARASRPANGPAGIAPSAATQVLGLDAELTAAHWAGAVARWAPRLVDLDPRREVRVISRLGGQVLVPGDVDWPCALNDLGPEAPHCLWVRGDPGALSMDAVALVGSRASTSYGDQVAAELAAGLVDHGRAIVSGGAFGIDAAAHRATIAVGGVPVAVMAGGLDRFYPAGNAELLARVARQGVVVSEAPPGTSPMRQRFLSRNRLIAALAGSTVVVEASWRSGALSTAHHALGIGRPVAAVPGPVTSVASAGCHRLLREGADCVTDAAEVIQLVSPIGSVPDLSPEVAPGLLDDLDAEQAQVLDALPARASADVAALVRASGVAEHRIRSCLGYLELAGRVRRDGSRWRRAKA comes from the coding sequence ATGTTCGACAGTACCGACGAGGTGCTGGCGCGCGCGGCATGGAGCAGGATCACGGAGCCGCGCGACCGTGCCGCAGGTGTGCTGGTGGCGGCCCGAGGTGCCGCCGGTGCGCTGGACTGGGTGGCGCGGGCGTCGCGACCGGCCAATGGACCTGCTGGTATCGCACCGTCTGCCGCTACCCAGGTGCTGGGTCTCGATGCCGAGCTGACCGCGGCGCACTGGGCGGGGGCTGTGGCCCGATGGGCCCCGAGACTGGTGGATCTGGACCCACGCCGTGAGGTGCGCGTCATCAGCCGCCTTGGCGGTCAGGTGCTTGTTCCCGGTGATGTGGACTGGCCCTGCGCCCTGAACGACCTGGGCCCGGAGGCCCCGCACTGCCTGTGGGTGCGCGGTGATCCTGGCGCACTGTCGATGGATGCGGTGGCGTTAGTGGGTTCTCGGGCGAGCACCTCCTACGGTGACCAGGTTGCCGCCGAGCTGGCGGCTGGCCTTGTCGATCATGGGCGAGCGATCGTCTCCGGTGGTGCCTTCGGGATCGATGCTGCGGCGCATCGCGCCACGATCGCCGTCGGGGGTGTGCCGGTGGCGGTGATGGCGGGGGGTCTGGACCGGTTCTATCCGGCAGGCAACGCCGAGCTCTTGGCCCGGGTGGCGCGGCAGGGGGTGGTCGTGAGCGAGGCGCCGCCGGGAACGTCACCGATGCGTCAACGGTTCCTCTCCCGGAACCGGCTGATCGCCGCACTCGCCGGCTCCACCGTTGTGGTGGAAGCATCCTGGCGGTCCGGGGCGTTGAGCACCGCTCACCACGCGCTCGGAATCGGACGACCTGTGGCGGCCGTTCCCGGGCCCGTGACGTCGGTGGCCTCGGCCGGCTGCCACCGGCTACTGCGCGAAGGTGCCGACTGTGTGACCGACGCCGCGGAGGTGATCCAACTGGTATCGCCGATCGGGTCCGTGCCAGATCTGAGCCCTGAGGTGGCACCTGGGCTGCTGGACGATCTCGACGCCGAACAGGCGCAGGTACTCGATGCACTCCCGGCCCGCGCGTCTGCGGACGTGGCCGCGCTCGTGCGCGCAAGCGGGGTGGCCGAACACCGGATCCGCAGCTGCCTCGGTTACCTGGAGCTGGCCGGTCGGGTGCGCCGTGACGGCTCCCGGTGGCGCCGCGCCAAGGCCTGA
- a CDS encoding YifB family Mg chelatase-like AAA ATPase, with the protein MGTGGMGRTVSVALVGLEGHLVEVESMLTAGLPQVQVIGLPDTSLGEARERVRAAVVASGMTWPMSRLVISLRPASLPKTGSVHDLAIAVAALASAGVITSRQTSSRVHLGELGLDGRVHPVHGILPAVAAAVAHGHPEVVVPAANADEARLVPGAVITPATHLAELAQGYGATGCVVPPLPDARPAVSRVVTPQTPDLADVLGQPEARHALEVAAAGGHHLLMVGPPGAGKTMLAARLPGLLPDLTEAEAVEVTSVHSVAGTFDPAAGLIRRPPFEDPHHTTTQVALVGGGNGTPRPGAVSRAHRGVLLLDEAPEFGQRVLESLRQPLEHGELVISRARGTARFPARFQLVLAANPCPCGRAVGRGIECTCNALALRRYAARLSGPLLDRIDIQLDVGPVTRAQLSCDQAGERTEVVAQRVRRARERQAHRWRERGWRTNAEVPGRVLREATRATDRRALGTVERALERGALTLRGLDRIVRVAWTLADLAGRDGPGQGEIGAALALRTRGRHG; encoded by the coding sequence ATGGGCACCGGAGGAATGGGGCGGACGGTGTCGGTCGCGCTCGTGGGCCTGGAGGGCCACCTGGTCGAGGTGGAGTCGATGCTGACGGCAGGGCTTCCGCAGGTGCAGGTGATCGGACTCCCCGATACGTCATTGGGTGAGGCTCGCGAACGTGTGCGGGCGGCCGTGGTGGCCAGCGGGATGACCTGGCCGATGAGCCGGCTGGTGATCAGTCTGCGACCGGCATCGCTTCCGAAGACCGGTTCGGTGCATGATCTAGCGATCGCGGTGGCGGCGCTGGCCTCGGCCGGTGTGATCACCTCTCGGCAGACGTCGTCACGGGTCCACCTCGGCGAACTCGGCCTCGATGGCCGCGTGCACCCGGTGCATGGCATCCTGCCGGCGGTGGCCGCGGCCGTCGCCCACGGCCATCCAGAGGTCGTCGTTCCGGCAGCGAACGCTGACGAGGCTCGACTGGTGCCGGGAGCGGTGATCACGCCCGCCACCCACCTGGCGGAACTGGCGCAGGGCTACGGTGCGACCGGCTGCGTCGTTCCGCCGCTGCCGGATGCCCGGCCGGCAGTGTCCCGAGTGGTGACGCCGCAGACCCCGGATCTCGCCGATGTGCTGGGACAACCGGAGGCACGGCACGCACTTGAGGTCGCGGCCGCCGGAGGGCACCACCTGCTGATGGTCGGACCTCCTGGTGCCGGTAAGACGATGCTTGCCGCGCGACTGCCGGGACTGTTGCCCGACCTCACCGAAGCTGAAGCTGTCGAGGTGACCTCGGTGCACTCGGTGGCGGGCACGTTCGACCCAGCTGCCGGGCTGATCAGGCGCCCCCCGTTCGAGGATCCGCACCACACCACCACACAGGTGGCACTCGTGGGTGGTGGGAATGGGACACCACGCCCGGGGGCGGTCTCCCGGGCGCATCGTGGGGTCCTGTTGCTCGACGAGGCGCCCGAGTTCGGTCAGCGGGTTCTGGAAAGCCTGCGCCAACCGCTCGAACACGGTGAGTTGGTGATATCACGGGCTCGTGGGACGGCGCGCTTCCCGGCCCGCTTCCAGCTGGTGCTCGCCGCCAACCCGTGTCCCTGCGGACGAGCTGTGGGGCGTGGCATCGAGTGCACCTGCAACGCCCTCGCCCTGCGCCGGTATGCCGCTCGACTGTCCGGACCGTTGCTGGACCGGATCGACATCCAGCTCGACGTGGGTCCGGTTACCCGGGCGCAGCTGTCCTGCGACCAGGCGGGCGAGCGTACGGAGGTGGTCGCGCAACGAGTGCGACGTGCGCGGGAACGCCAGGCGCATCGCTGGCGCGAGCGTGGGTGGCGCACCAACGCTGAGGTGCCCGGCCGGGTGCTGCGGGAGGCGACGCGCGCCACCGATCGCCGAGCGCTGGGCACAGTGGAACGCGCGCTGGAGCGTGGGGCGCTGACCCTGCGAGGGCTGGACCGGATCGTCCGGGTGGCCTGGACATTGGCGGACCTGGCCGGTCGGGATGGCCCCGGCCAGGGTGAGATCGGCGCTGCGCTGGCCTTGCGTACGAGGGGCCGGCATGGGTGA
- a CDS encoding YraN family protein produces MAAQEVVAVAAKDELGRFGEDLAADWLTQAGLDVLDRNWRCREGEIDLVARDGHDLVVVEVKTRRTLAFGHPAEAVTAAKLRRLRRLAAQWLAAHEVRPAGIRLDVVAIWRPDGAPIRVQHLRGVG; encoded by the coding sequence ATGGCTGCCCAGGAGGTGGTCGCGGTGGCCGCGAAAGATGAGCTCGGACGGTTCGGTGAAGACCTGGCGGCGGACTGGTTGACGCAAGCTGGTCTTGATGTCCTGGACCGCAACTGGCGGTGCCGGGAAGGCGAGATCGACCTCGTGGCCCGGGACGGTCACGATCTGGTGGTGGTGGAGGTGAAGACCCGGCGCACCCTCGCGTTCGGGCACCCCGCCGAGGCAGTGACGGCGGCTAAACTCCGGCGACTACGCAGGCTCGCTGCCCAGTGGCTGGCCGCGCACGAGGTGCGTCCGGCGGGCATACGCCTGGATGTGGTGGCAATCTGGCGTCCTGACGGCGCCCCCATCCGCGTGCAGCATCTGCGGGGGGTGGGCTGA
- a CDS encoding DUF2469 domain-containing protein, whose translation MSSEDLENYETDLELALYREYRDVVGLFSYVVETERRFYLANHVDLQVRSAGGEVFFELTLSDAWVWDVYRSARFVKSVRVVTFKDVNVEELAKPDLELPG comes from the coding sequence ATGAGCAGCGAGGACCTGGAGAACTACGAGACCGACCTGGAGCTTGCGCTCTATCGCGAGTACCGCGACGTCGTCGGGCTGTTCTCGTATGTGGTGGAGACCGAACGACGCTTCTACTTGGCCAACCACGTGGATCTTCAGGTGCGCTCTGCCGGCGGTGAGGTGTTCTTCGAGCTGACCCTCTCCGACGCCTGGGTCTGGGACGTGTACCGCTCGGCTCGGTTCGTGAAGTCGGTCCGCGTGGTGACCTTCAAGGACGTTAACGTCGAAGAACTCGCGAAGCCCGATCTCGAGCTCCCTGGCTGA